In Nicotiana sylvestris chloroplast, complete genome, one genomic interval encodes:
- the rpoA gene encoding RNA polymerase alpha subunit, which translates to MVREKVTVSTRTLQWKCVESRTDSKRLYYGRFILSPLMKGQADTIGIAMRRALLGEIEGTCITRVKSEKVPHEYSTITGIQESVHEILMNLKEIILRSNLYGTSDASICVKGPGSVTAQDIILPPYVEIVDNTQHIASLTEPIDFCIGLQIERNRGYLIKTPHNFQDGSYPIDAVFMPVRNANHSIHSYGNGNEKQEILFLEIWTNGSLTPKEALHEASRNLIDLFIPFLHMEEDNLYLQDNQHTVPLSPFTFHDKLAKLIKNKKKIALKSIFIDQSELPSRIYNCLKMSNIYTLLDLLNNSQEDLMKIEHFRSEDVKRILGILEKYFVIDLAKNKF; encoded by the coding sequence ATGGTTCGAGAGAAAGTAACAGTATCTACTCGGACACTACAGTGGAAGTGTGTTGAATCAAGAACAGACAGTAAACGCCTTTATTATGGACGCTTTATTCTGTCTCCACTTATGAAAGGCCAAGCCGACACAATAGGCATTGCGATGCGAAGAGCTTTACTTGGAGAAATAGAAGGAACATGTATCACACGTGTAAAATCTGAGAAAGTCCCACATGAATATTCTACCATAACGGGCATTCAAGAATCGGTACATGAAATTTTAATGAATTTGAAAGAAATTATATTAAGAAGTAATCTATATGGAACTTCTGACGCATCTATTTGTGTCAAGGGTCCTGGATCTGTAACTGCCCAAGATATCATCTTGCCGCCTTATGTAGAAATCGTTGATAATACACAACATATAGCCAGTTTAACGGAACCAATTGATTTTTGTATTGGATTACAAATAGAGAGAAATCGTGGATATCTTATAAAAACGCCACATAACTTTCAAGATGGAAGTTATCCTATAGATGCTGTATTCATGCCTGTTCGAAACGCGAATCATAGTATTCATTCTTATGGGAATGGGAATGAAAAACAAGAGATACTTTTTCTCGAAATATGGACAAACGGAAGTTTAACTCCGAAAGAAGCACTTCATGAAGCATCCCGAAATTTAATTGATTTATTTATTCCCTTTTTACATATGGAGGAAGACAACTTATATTTACAGGACAATCAACACACGGTTCCTTTATCCCCTTTTACCTTTCATGATAAATTGGCTAAACTCATAAAAAACAAAAAAAAAATAGCATTGAAATCGATTTTTATTGACCAATCAGAATTGCCTTCCAGGATCTATAATTGCCTCAAAATGTCCAATATATATACATTGTTGGACCTTTTGAATAACAGCCAAGAAGATCTTATGAAAATTGAACATTTTCGTAGCGAAGATGTAAAACGGATATTGGGCATTTTAGAAAAATATTTCGTAATTGATTTAGCAAAAAATAAGTTTTAA
- the rps11 gene encoding ribosomal protein S11 encodes MAKAIPKISSRRNGRIGSRKGARRIPKGVIHVQASFNNTIVTVTDVRGRVVSWSSAGTSGFKGTRRGTPFAAQTAAANAIRTVVDQGMQRAEVMIKGPGLGRDAALRAIRRSGILLTFVRDVTPMPHNGCRPPKKRRV; translated from the coding sequence ATGGCAAAAGCTATACCGAAAATTAGTTCGCGTAGGAATGGACGTATTGGTTCACGTAAGGGTGCACGTAGAATACCAAAGGGAGTTATTCATGTTCAAGCAAGTTTCAATAATACCATTGTCACTGTTACAGATGTACGGGGTCGAGTAGTTTCTTGGTCCTCCGCCGGTACTTCTGGATTCAAAGGTACGAGAAGAGGAACACCGTTTGCTGCTCAAACCGCAGCAGCAAACGCTATCCGTACAGTAGTGGATCAAGGTATGCAACGAGCAGAAGTCATGATAAAAGGTCCCGGTCTCGGAAGAGATGCAGCATTACGAGCTATTCGTCGAAGTGGTATACTATTAACTTTCGTACGGGATGTAACTCCTATGCCACATAATGGCTGTAGACCTCCGAAAAAAAGACGTGTGTAG
- the rpl36 gene encoding ribosomal protein L36, whose amino-acid sequence MKIRASVRKICEKCRLIRRRGRIIVICSNPRHKQRQG is encoded by the coding sequence ATGAAAATAAGAGCTTCCGTTCGTAAAATTTGTGAAAAATGTCGACTAATCCGTAGGCGGGGACGAATTATAGTAATTTGTTCCAACCCGAGACATAAACAAAGACAGGGATAA
- the rps8 gene encoding ribosomal protein S8 has product MGRDTIAEIITSIRNADMDRKRVVRIASTNITENIVQILLREGFIENVRKHREKNKYFLVLTLRHRRNRKRPYRNILNLKRISRPGLRIYSNYQRIPRILGGMGIVILSTSRGIMTDREARLEGIGGEILCYIW; this is encoded by the coding sequence ATGGGTAGGGACACTATTGCTGAGATAATAACTTCTATACGAAATGCTGATATGGATCGAAAAAGGGTGGTTCGAATAGCATCTACTAATATTACCGAAAATATTGTTCAAATACTTTTACGAGAAGGTTTTATCGAAAACGTGAGAAAACATCGAGAAAAAAACAAATATTTTTTGGTTTTAACCCTGCGACATAGAAGGAATAGGAAAAGACCCTATAGAAATATTTTAAATTTAAAACGAATCAGTCGACCTGGTCTACGAATCTATTCTAATTATCAACGAATTCCGCGAATTTTAGGTGGAATGGGGATTGTAATTCTTTCTACTTCTCGAGGTATAATGACAGACCGAGAGGCTCGACTAGAAGGAATAGGTGGAGAGATTTTGTGTTATATCTGGTAA
- the rpl14 gene encoding ribosomal protein L14: MIQPQTHLNVADNSGARELMCIRIIGASNRRYAHIGDVIVAVIKEAVPNMPLERSEVVRAVIVRTCKELKRDNGMIIRYDDNAAVVIDQEGNPKGTRIFGAIARELRELNFTKIVSLAPEVL, from the coding sequence ATGATTCAACCTCAGACCCATTTAAATGTAGCGGATAACAGCGGGGCTCGAGAATTGATGTGTATTCGAATCATAGGAGCTAGCAATCGTCGATATGCTCATATTGGTGACGTTATTGTTGCTGTGATCAAAGAAGCCGTACCAAATATGCCCCTAGAAAGATCAGAAGTAGTCAGAGCTGTAATTGTGCGGACCTGTAAAGAACTCAAACGTGACAACGGGATGATAATACGATATGATGACAATGCTGCAGTTGTTATTGATCAAGAAGGAAATCCAAAAGGAACTCGAATTTTTGGTGCAATCGCCCGGGAATTGAGAGAATTAAATTTTACTAAAATAGTTTCATTAGCTCCCGAGGTATTATAA
- the rpl16 gene encoding ribosomal protein L16: MLSPKRTRFRKQHRGRMKGISHRGNHISFGKYALQALEPAWITSRQIEAGRRAMTRNARRGGKIWVRIFPDKPVTLRPAETRMGSGKGSPEYWVAVVKPGRILYEMGGVTENIARRAISLAASKMPIRTQFIIS; the protein is encoded by the exons ATGCTTAGT CCCAAAAGAACCAGATTCCGTAAACAACATAGAGGAAGAATGAAGGGAATATCTCATCGAGGTAATCATATTTCTTTCGGTAAATATGCTCTTCAGGCACTTGAACCTGCTTGGATTACATCTAGACAAATAGAAGCAGGCCGACGAGCAATGACACGAAATGCACGTCGTGGTGGAAAAATATGGGTACGTATATTTCCAGACAAACCAGTTACACTAAGACCCGCAGAAACACGTATGGGTTCAGGAAAAGGATCCCCTGAATATTGGGTAGCTGTTGTTAAACCGGGTCGAATACTTTATGAAATGGGTGGAGTAACAGAAAATATAGCCAGAAGGGCTATTTCACTAGCAGCATCTAAAATGCCTATACGAACTCAATTCATTATTTCGTAA
- the rps3 gene encoding ribosomal protein S3: MGQKINPLGFRLGTTQGHHSLWFSQPKNYSEGLQEDQKIRDCIKNYVQKNMRTSSGVEGIARIEIQKRIDLIQVIIFMGFPKLLIESRPRGIEELQTTLQKEFHCVNRKLNIAVTRIAKPYGNPNILAEFIAGQLKNRVSFRKAMKKAIELTEQADTKGIQIQIAGRIDGKEIARVEWIREGRVPLQTIRAKIDYCSYTVRTIYGVLGIKIWIFLDEE, from the coding sequence ATGGGACAAAAAATAAATCCACTTGGTTTCAGACTGGGTACAACCCAAGGTCATCATTCCCTTTGGTTTTCACAACCAAAAAATTATTCTGAAGGTTTACAAGAAGATCAAAAAATAAGAGATTGTATCAAGAATTATGTACAAAAGAATATGAGAACGTCCTCTGGCGTCGAGGGAATTGCACGTATAGAGATTCAAAAAAGAATCGATCTGATCCAGGTCATAATCTTTATGGGATTCCCAAAATTATTAATAGAAAGTCGACCGCGCGGAATCGAAGAATTACAAACGACCTTACAAAAAGAATTTCATTGTGTAAACCGAAAACTGAACATTGCTGTCACAAGAATTGCAAAACCTTATGGAAACCCTAATATTCTTGCAGAATTTATAGCTGGACAATTAAAGAATAGAGTTTCCTTTCGAAAAGCAATGAAAAAGGCTATTGAATTAACAGAACAAGCAGATACAAAAGGAATTCAAATACAAATTGCGGGGCGTATCGACGGAAAAGAAATTGCACGTGTCGAATGGATCAGAGAAGGTAGGGTTCCCCTACAAACGATTCGAGCGAAAATTGATTATTGCTCTTATACAGTTCGAACTATCTATGGAGTATTGGGCATCAAAATTTGGATATTTCTAGACGAGGAATAA
- the rpl22 gene encoding ribosomal protein L22, whose translation MLKKKKTEVYALGEHISMSADKARRVINQIRGRSYEETLMILELMPYRACYPILKLIYSAAANASYNMGSSEANLVISKAEVNGGTTVKKLKPRARGRSFPIKRSTCHITIVMKDISLDDEYVEMYSLKKTRWKKKSTAMPYRDMYNSGGLWDKK comes from the coding sequence ATGCTAAAGAAGAAAAAAACAGAAGTATATGCTTTAGGTGAACATATATCTATGTCTGCTGACAAAGCACGAAGAGTAATTAATCAAATTCGCGGCCGTTCCTATGAGGAAACGCTTATGATACTAGAACTCATGCCCTATCGAGCATGTTATCCCATTTTGAAATTGATTTATTCTGCAGCAGCAAATGCTAGTTACAATATGGGTTCCAGCGAAGCCAATTTAGTCATTAGTAAAGCCGAAGTCAATGGAGGTACTACTGTGAAGAAATTGAAACCTCGAGCTCGAGGACGTAGTTTTCCAATAAAAAGATCGACCTGTCATATAACTATTGTAATGAAAGATATATCTTTAGATGATGAATATGTAGAGATGTATTCGTTAAAAAAAACGAGATGGAAAAAAAAATCTACAGCTATGCCGTATCGTGATATGTATAATAGTGGGGGATTATGGGACAAAAAATAA
- the rps19 gene encoding ribosomal protein S19, with protein MTRSLKKNPFVANHLLKKIDKLNTKAEKEIIVTWSRASTIIPTMIGHTIAIHNGKEHLPIYITDSMVGHKLGEFAPTLNFRGHAKSDNRSRR; from the coding sequence GTGACACGTTCACTAAAAAAAAATCCCTTTGTAGCCAATCATTTATTAAAAAAAATTGATAAGCTTAACACAAAAGCAGAAAAAGAAATAATAGTAACTTGGTCCCGGGCATCTACCATTATACCCACAATGATCGGTCATACGATTGCTATCCATAATGGAAAAGAGCATTTGCCTATTTATATAACGGATAGTATGGTAGGCCACAAATTGGGAGAATTTGCACCTACATTAAATTTTAGAGGACATGCAAAAAGCGATAATAGATCTCGTCGTTAA
- the rpl2 gene encoding ribosomal protein L2 produces the protein MAIHLYKTSTPSTRNGTVDSQVKSNPRNNLIYGQHHCGKGRNARGIITARHRGGGHKRLYRKIDFRRNEKDIYGRIVTIEYDPNRNAYICLIHYGDGEKRYILHPRGAIIGDTIVSGTEVPIKMGNALPLTDMPLGTAIHNIEITLGKGGQLARAAGAVAKLIAKEGKSATLKLPSGEVRLISKNCSATVGQVGNVGVNQKSLGRAGSKRWLGKRPVVRGVVMNPVDHPHGGGEGRAPIGRKKPTTPWGYPALGRRSRKRNKYSDNLILRRRSK, from the exons ATGGCGATACATTTATACAAAACTTCTACCCCGAGCACACGCAATGGAACCGTAGACAGTCAAGTGAAATCCAATCCACGAAATAATTTGATCTATGGACAGCATCATTGTGGTAAAGGTCGTAATGCCAGAGGAATCATTACCGCAAGGCATAGAGGGGGAGGTCATAAGCGTCTATACCGTAAAATCGATTTTCGACGGAATGAAAAAGACATATATGGTAGAATCGTAACCATAGAATACGACCCTAATCGAAATGCATACATTTGTCTCATACACTATGGGGATGGTGAGAAGAGATATATTTTACATCCCAGAGGGGCTATAATTGGAGATACCATTGTTTCTGGTACAGAAGTTCCTATAAAAATGGGAAATGCCCTACCTTTGA CCGATATGCCCTTAGGCACGGCCATACATAACATAGAAATCACACTTGGAAAGGGTGGACAATTAGCTAGAGCAGCGGGTGCTGTAGCGAAACTGATTGCAAAAGAGGGGAAATCGGCCACATTAAAATTACCTTCTGGGGAGGTCCGTTTGATATCCAAAAACTGCTCAGCAACAGTCGGACAAGTGGGGAATGTTGGGGTGAACCAGAAAAGTTTGGGTAGAGCCGGATCTAAGCGTTGGCTAGGTAAGCGTCCTGTAGTAAGAGGAGTAGTTATGAACCCTGTAGACCATCCCCATGGGGGTGGTGAAGGGAGAGCCCCAATTGGTAGAAAAAAACCCACAACCCCTTGGGGTTATCCTGCACTTGGAAGAAGAAGTAGAAAAAGGAATAAATATAGTGATAATTTGATTCTTCGTCGCCGTAGTAAATAG
- the rpl23 gene encoding ribosomal protein L23, with protein sequence MDGIKYAVFTDKSIRLLGKNQYTSNVESGSTRTEIKHWVELFFGVKVIAMNSHRLPGKSRRMGPIMGHTMHYRRMIITLQPGYSIPPLRKKRT encoded by the coding sequence ATGGATGGAATCAAATATGCAGTATTTACAGACAAAAGTATTCGGTTATTGGGGAAAAATCAATATACTTCTAATGTCGAATCAGGATCAACTAGGACAGAAATAAAGCATTGGGTCGAACTCTTCTTTGGTGTCAAGGTAATAGCTATGAATAGTCATCGACTTCCGGGAAAGAGTAGAAGAATGGGACCTATTATGGGACATACAATGCATTACAGACGTATGATCATTACGCTTCAACCGGGTTATTCTATTCCACCTCTTAGAAAGAAAAGAACTTAA